AGTCGTCGAGTCGCGGCAGGCCGACGTGCTCGACGACGAAGTTCAGTTCCGGGAACGAGGTGGCCGCGTCGTCGACGTCGGCCACGTCGAAGGCGTCGCGGTTGAGCGGGCGGATGGTCGGCCCCTTGTGCGGGTGGATGTTCTCGATGCCGAGTTCGGCGCACTTGTCGAGGAACTCGAACGCCTCCTCGCTGTCGAGACGCCACCCCTTCGAGTCGCCGTTCCACTCGGCGGTGTACAGCTTCACCCCCTGGATGTCGTACTCCTCCTTCTGCCGCTCCAACTCGCGCATCCCCTCCTCGCCGTCGCGCGGGTCGAACCGCCCGTTGAGCACGAACCGCTCGGGGTAGCGCTCGGCGAGTTCGGCGTTGTCCTCGATGGTGTTGAACCCGTCCGCGTAGAAGTCGCGGAGGTACGTCGGCTGGAAGATGCCCATGTCGACCGCGGCGTTGCCGAACAGGTCCTGGGCCATCCGGTCGGCGCCGTACTTCCGGTACTCCTCCAGCGACCACTGCTTGTCCTCGGGCGTGAACCCGGTGTGGTAGTCGTAGAAGCACTGGATGAACTGCTCACCCCCCTCGTGAGTGACGTTCTCCTCGCTCGCGTCCCACAGGTGCAGGTGCGAGTCGATCACGAACAGTTCCTCCCCCTCGTCTGTCACGTACATCTGTGGTGTGCTAGCACAACTGTATCTTCATAAACACCATAGTCGATTATTTGGTACTTTTTCCCTGGCTGGAACGTCAGGAAATCTTATCACTGTGGTGTGTTAGCACTTATCCACATGCGAGCCGCGAGACTCCACGCGTACACGGACGACATGGCGAGCGCGCTGACTATCGAGGACGTCGAGCGCCCCGCCGTCGAGGCCTCTGACGACGTGATCGTCGAAGTCGAGGGGGCGGGGTGGTGCCAGACGGACAACCACATCATCGAGGGGATGTGGCAGGAGTACGTCCCCCAGGAACTCCCGCTCACGCTGGGCCACGAGAACGCCGGCACCGTCGTCGAGGTCGGCTCGGAGGTGTCGACCGTCTCGGTCGGCGACAGCGTCATCTGCCACCCGGTGATGACCTGCGGGACCTGCCGCCCGTGCCGACAGGGGGAGGACATGTACTGTGAAGACGTGC
The DNA window shown above is from Halobaculum marinum and carries:
- a CDS encoding amidohydrolase family protein, with translation MYVTDEGEELFVIDSHLHLWDASEENVTHEGGEQFIQCFYDYHTGFTPEDKQWSLEEYRKYGADRMAQDLFGNAAVDMGIFQPTYLRDFYADGFNTIEDNAELAERYPERFVLNGRFDPRDGEEGMRELERQKEEYDIQGVKLYTAEWNGDSKGWRLDSEEAFEFLDKCAELGIENIHPHKGPTIRPLNRDAFDVADVDDAATSFPELNFVVEHVGLPRLDDFCWIAAQEPNVYGGLAVAAPLAVHRPRKFGEIMGELLFWLGEDRLLFGSDYALWNPDWLVETFMDAELTDEQKDEYGVEFGVDTKRKILGENAAELYDIDIEAKKEEFRSDTLTQEFGLADHYAGGTSATPADD